A single genomic interval of Phaeodactylum tricornutum CCAP 1055/1 chromosome 5, whole genome shotgun sequence harbors:
- a CDS encoding predicted protein: MAEAPTLLSNLKFHDLVFGHDLGVGAFGSVRYARLIDQSTTRSHWAEYAVKVISTEKICELGYEASVQREIAVLRVLSHPCIARLVSSFRFREGAYLVLEYASGGDLFNLLQKHGSLDHDSSRFVIGEIVAALASIHELGLVYADLKPENVVITEVGHIKLTDFGGCRAVTAKAKELIQSTVDTDEDLRIEGTTAYLPPEVVMGAFPNFAADSWALGCVLYQCLSGRPPLLEMDETATRHRIVTFD, from the exons ATGGCCGAGGCACCAACGCTCTTGTCCAACCTGAAATTTCACGACCTCGTCTTTGGTCACGACCTAGGTGTCGGCGCCTTCGGCTCTGTCCGGTACGCAAGATTGATTGATCAAAGTACAACAAGATCGCATTGGGCCGAGTATGCCGTCAAAGTCATATCCACGGAAAAAATTTGTGAGCTTGGGTACGAAGCGTCTGTACAGCGTGAGATTGCCGTCCTTCGCGTGCTGTCGCACCCTTGCATTGCTCGATTGGTTTCGAGTTTTCGCTTTCGTGAAGGTGCTTACTTGGTTCTGGAGTATGCCAGTGGAGGAGACCTATTCAACTTGTTGCAAAAGCATGGCTCGCTTGATCATGATTCTTCCCGCTTTGTGATCGGAGAAATCGTCGCTGCCCTCGCTAGTATCCATGAATTGGGGCTAGTGTACGCTGATTTGAAACCAGAGAATGTCGTTATTACTGAAGTCGGTCACATCAAGCTGACCGACTTTGGCGGATGCCGGGCAGTtacagcaaaagcaaaggaGCTCATTCAGTCC ACAGTAGATACCGACGAAGATCTTCGAATTGAAGGGACTACGGCATATCTACCCCCCGAAGTAGTCATGGGTGCTTTTCCGAATTTCGCAGCCGATTCCTGGGCGTTGGGGTGTGTCCTCTACCAATGCCTGTCGGGACGACCACCTCTGCTAGAGATGGACGAAACTGCGACCCGCCATCGAATTGTCACGTTTGAC
- a CDS encoding predicted protein → MDRVSRLPSTAPLGEGERFRPSTTTIGSLSLRMLLTFLTSSYRPASTYRNMQVASANPSTSIPTTIVLSVRCSSAQLKRAAGSQSLETLRSALLGWTVTDVDGMAQDVDASGGKGPLHMAAWQGCVENLTHLLDDWGCDVNVIARGEFSFGKTPIFFAATQSRADVLLFLLDRGAHVKIVNNKGQSIRSIAASHFEDPTIIDRIIQAEIGQANSPWRNYRETHGDGLEYGDLDPRFLDRPLRETDTEPRPSDGKNQRQAAAERKRRPIAASPIPSLTANEICVLEQSWQSIEKTCGTNGLTTAGTLFQDCTDDFWTIVELNDKLRQSWIPSFVSRLSSVSGHRSLWKEWMQLVRPTSDMRQRKLIDKIVAQLTIDRSSDAAINRIGAIESNNRLEFQQRSLPKFIPPSLTSEPWKTACEAVQGLTISYYYDEATNVLQLPNQPVWIDAVEEMGRLRKTLATCTVVAIDTEWYTNPVDGSTCLATIQVAIRRTNAGDPNDSQILSWVVDLIGTRYEAETRERYVEGCRDLVEELLENYVVLGFAVGHDLHILAEWVARPFNTNRVLDLQRLWAAKAMPGLAACVERYAVIESNCENECDIKRYCLSKDEQCSEWNRRPLTSSQIEYAGLDAAILMTLLAERYREEQQWGKVDEGWV, encoded by the exons ATGGATCGTGTCAGCCGCCTTCCATCGACCGCTCCTTTGGGGGAGGGGGAACGTTTTCGCCCAAGCACCACGACGATCGGATCGTTGTCGTTGAGGATGTTGCTGACATTCCTCACCTCGTCGTATCGTCCAGCGTCGACCTATAGGAACATGCAAGTAGCCTCGGCAAACCCTTCCACCAGTATACCAACAACCATCGTATTATCGGTACGATGCTCGAGCGCGCAATTGAAACGAGCCGCCGGTTCGCAGTCGCTCGAAACACTTCGATCGGCGCTCCTTGGCTGGACCGTCACTGACGTTGACGGCATGGCGCAAGATGTTGACGCTAGCGGTGGGAAAGGACCACTCCATATGGCCGCGTGGCAGGGATGCGTGGAAAATCTGACCCACTTGCTCGACGATTGGGGCTGTGACGTGAACGTGATTGCACGCGGGGAATTCAGTTTCGGCAAGACGCCCATTTTCTTTGCGGCCACCCAGTCACGCGCCGATGTCCTGTTATTCCTACTCGATCGGGGTGCGCACGTGAAgattgtcaacaacaaagGTCAGTCGATTCGTTCCATCGCCGCGTCACACTTTGAAGACCCAACGATTATTGACCGGATCATTCAAGCCGAAATCGGCCAAGCGAATTCGCCGTGGCGAAATTATCGGGAAACCCACGGAGACGGACTGGAATACGGTGATTTGGATCCACGGTTTTTGGATCGGCCGTTGCGGGAAACGGATACG GAACCCAGACCTAGCGATGGAAAGAATCAACGCCAAGCGGCCGCCGAGCGGAAGCGTCGCCCTATTGCAGCATCCCCAATACCATCCTTGACGGCAAACGAAATTTGTGTATTGGAACAATCGTGGCAATCGATTGAAAAGACGTGCGGGACGAACGGTCTAACAACAGCGGGAACGCTGTTTCAAGACTGCACCGACGATTTTTGGACAATCGTCGAGCTCAACGATAAACTTCGGCAAAGCTGGATTCCATCGTTCGTATCGAGATTGTCATCCGTGAGTGGACATCGTTCTCTATGGAAAGAATGGATGCAACTGGTACGGCCGACCAGTGACATGCGACAGCGCAAACTAATCGACAAGATTGTCGCACAACTTACTATCGATCGATCCTCGGATGCCGCAATCAATAGGATTGGTGCCATCGAAAGCAACAACCGTCTGGAGTTCCAACAGCGCTCACTCCCAAAGTTTATACCACCATCTCTGACGTCAGAGCCCTGGAAGACTGCTTGCGAAGCGGTCCAAGGTTTGACAATATCCTACTACTATGACGAGGCTACCAACGTCCTTCAGTTGCCCAACCAACCTGTTTGGATTGATGCAGTTGAAGAAATGGGGAGGCTCCGAAAAACGCTGGCGACGTGTACAGTTGTAGCCATAGACACGGAATGGTATACCAATCCTGTCGACGGTTCCACGTGCTTGGCCACCATCCAAGTAGCAATTCGACGAACGAATGCTGGTGACCCAAACGACTCTCAGATTTTGTCGTGGGTTGTCGACTTGATCGGCACGAGATACGAAGCGGAAACGAGAGAGCGTTATGTCGAGGGTTGTCGGGACTTGGTGGAAGAGCTGTTGGAGAATTACGTCGTGCTAGGTTTTGCAGTGGGTCACGATTTGCATATTTTGGCGGAATGGGTTGCCAGGCCGTTTAACACTAACCGTGTGTTGGACCTGCAGCGTTTGTGGGCAGCCAAGGCAATGCCTGGTTTGGCTGCTTGTGTCGAACGCTACGCCGTTATCGAGTCGAATTGTGAAAACGAGTGCGATATAAAACGCTATTGCTTGTCTAAGGATGAGCAATGCTCCGAATGGAATAGGCGCCCTTTGACAAGCTCACAAATTGAGTATGCAGGGCTGGATGCGGCGATACTGATGACATTGTTGGCTGAAAGATACCGCGAAGAGCAGCAGTGGGGAAAGGTGGATGAAGGGTGGGTATAG
- a CDS encoding predicted protein: MTSKQSSMSIPGIPDDFFVVKKTGLSQAQALSAYLGGSAFQTVMDNPVTAYRQLVQQYAKDAAGKPVDPKIASQEAKAVFRAHPVSASLSGVGPRLIGVGFKRIPKFGILLGFSFFLGEGENPGFAAATAASILSAPFINPIRMIEKQQRAFFKQTGHTKPILEIMREAAAQRFAPLFRGTIPLMGHSLASALLGLVGQPRLQKYIQKELGDKTSLGRAATGLVASSIVSPIYVVVTNPLSRLEVIMQTSAIAGKPYTVVGAVKEMAADMAAFGMRGVFRGQGIGIAKAVISLTLFHEGRHALQDAFKNHNVANGYLPEE; this comes from the coding sequence atGACGAGCAAACAGAGCAGTATGTCCATTCCCGGCATTCCggacgactttttcgtcgtcaagAAGACGGGTCTTTCGCAAGCTCAGGCGCTGTCGGCGTACCTGGGAGGTTCGGCCTTCCAAACCGTCATGGACAATCCCGTGACTGCGTACCGTCAGCTCGTGCAACAGTACGCCAAGGACGCTGCGGGGAAGCCCGTGGACCCCAAAATCGCCTCCCAAGAAGCCAAGGCTGTCTTTCGTGCGCATCCCGTCTCGGCGAGTCTGTCCGGAGTCGGACCTCGCCTGATCGGTGTAGGCTTCAAGCGTATCCCCAAGTTCGGCATTCTTCTCGGgttttccttctttctcGGTGAAGGAGAAAACCCCGGCTTTGCTGCCGCCACCGCTGCATCGATTCTCAGCGCTCCCTTTATCAATCCCATTCGAATGATTGAAAAGCAGCAGCGTGCCTTTTTCAAGCAAACCGGACACACCAAGCCGATTCTGGAAATCATGCGGGAAGCCGCTGCGCAGCGCTTTGCCCCGCTCTTCCGGGGAACCATTCCTCTCATGGGGCATTCTCTCGCATCCGCATTGCTCGGCTTGGTCGGACAGCCGCGTTTGCAAAAGTACATTCAGAAGGAGCTCGGCGACAAAACCTCACTCGGACGCGCCGCCACCGGACTCGTTGCCAGTTCCATCGTCAGTCCCATCTACGTCGTCGTTACCAATCCGCTTAGTCGTCTCGAAGTCATCATGCAAACCTCCGCCATTGCGGGCAAACCCTACACTGTCGTTGGTGCCGTCAAGGAAATGGCTGCCGACATGGCAGCCTTTGGCATGCGCGGCGTCTTTCGTGGACAGGGCATTGGCATTGCCAAAGCCGTCATCTCACTCACACTCTTTCACGAAGGACGACACGCCCTACAAGATGCCTTTAAAAACCATAACGTCGCCAATGGATACCTCCCGGAAGAATAA
- a CDS encoding predicted protein: protein MPITRSRRKAAMVGGNDNGTSNGTVPVERSHVEATTSAGSSTVPVNEKEDPHQAHHNSSNDRKPTMEEYMQNLSPWDVFNVTTKPWVLVDDGSFYGYFDWVPRELRVGPWSLSACAYLFVLVYLIALSGVYLLYIEQRSWADAWRTIPDTSPHGMGGPGDNPTQFLLKYPAVYSTKWWYHTLTTLWTLYVVKLIYYGPVSYKAWATYTVQSWTLLTVRHLLCTLAPVYDWALVAAEMIRFPVACSVTVTFCVWNFALAPFCYFVGMKTPTEKRNFLKFVTSFRLTQIHVFNIVFCVANVYWASPRRTLVAMDLYVAILSVLVYMIWYLGVLDRFGIHLYPVFSPRAGPLIVFVTWSGVLGMYLGTFFVWRALLQPDSL, encoded by the coding sequence ATGCCGATCACCCGCAGCCGACGCAAAGCCGCAATGGTGGGGGggaacgacaacggcacCAGCAACGGTACCGTCCCGGTCGAACGCAGCCATGTCGAAGCCACTACGTCCGCCGGCTCATCAACGGTGCCGGTGAACGAGAAAGAAGATCCCCACCAGGCACACCACAACAGTAGCAACGACCGCAAGCCTACCATGGAAGAATACATGCAAAACTTGTCCCCTTGGGATGTATTTAACGTCACCACCAAGCCCTGGGTGCTGGTAGACGATGGATCATTCTACGGCTACTTTGACTGGGTCCCTCGGGAGTTACGAGTCGGACCCTGGAGCCTTTCGGCCTGCGCCTATTTGTTCGTATTGGTGTACCTCATCGCCCTCTCCGGTGTCTATCTTCTTTACATTGAACAACGTTCGTGGGCCGATGCTTGGCGTACGATACCCGACACGTCTCCACACGGAATGGGCGGACCGGGCGACAACCCCACGCAGTTTCTGTTGAAATATCCCGCCGTCTACTCCACCAAATGGTGGTACCACACCTTGACGACACTCTGGACGCTGTACGTTGTCAAGCTCATTTACTATGGACCAGTTTCCTACAAAGCCTGGGCCACTTACACCGTACAATCCTGGACATTACTCACGGTACGGCACCTGCTCTGCACCTTGGCACCCGTGTACGACTGGGCACTCGTTGCCGCCGAAATGATACGCTTTCCCGTAGCCTGTTCCGTCACCGTGACCTTTTGCGTTTGGAACTTTGCGTTAGCGCCCTTTTGCTACTTTGTTGGCATGAAAACACCCACGGAGAAGCGGAATTTTCTCAAATTCGTGACGTCCTTTCGTTTGACCCAAATTCACGTATTCAATATAGTTTTCTGCGTCGCCAACGTGTACTGGGCCAGTCCGCGACGAACCTTGGTAGCGATGGATCTGTACGTGGCAATTCTTTCGGTCCTCGTTTACATGATCTGGTATCTGGGTGTGCTGGATCGATTCGGTATACACCTGTATCCGGTCTTTTCACCCCGCGCAGGACCGTTGATTGTCTTTGTGACATGGAGCGGCGTGCTGGGTATGTATTTGGGAACCTTTTTTGTCTGGCGTGCCTTGCTGCAACCAGATTCACTATAG
- a CDS encoding predicted protein produces MPSASHRRSTMQTTSSTVTTSMITTTGNDHDEEGIFVFVVAGNPLRARSKPSTDSHDRTRLEFQPGELVSADLIHRPNSNSINTDSQLFFLRLTDRAGWVYGTTIATLQPVAIESGLWCSYIMCAQFLRRHPVQSADLSYETHYMAYQKVYTDARVVHPTTSVVYYRVQGTRGWLADRDEHWNQDKHESPTTAIHAMTSKAVPRNQIVMVDWILQHQHRDTENEDDGPYLRLADGSGWLFEYKSGNCTMQSVPVKLGTWEIQILNPPVGVGVRTYPQDTQDRVTGLILETDETVQCDCAIESQGVIFYRLTNTGGWVPDRMHNEPLLEILSLSYATSNERRNSPWTVDFVRGIVATVPGTREYSYQSQTNVLRLQTMDQVFVHVYLDTRTVGAILPRETRQRCQRDCRAMDLLEILTKTPQVWTHEWDNGDESKDDDYYGISTSVSEIHEEEEWQCRQDLLQCDSDLQQIQKQRQKLIQAIETYDQNRIEMLKKEAEKDDKIYNPIVHTEAVKEAHLPPMKPLPASSPNIPNVQHVKLKSLRSGSGRSYDHTNGVTIVGMPHPIESGSLTKPGRNLAVASRSSSTKSSKPHQNRPVVDVLIEDNSNVQAGLFTSPMYACTSSPSSAAPTSSNRGERSLSRLSRARKRPGRGMFSCGECNKRFESIEKRDRHCIESHGTYCDRCDRVFKSFAALDQHVQLEGHQ; encoded by the exons ATGCCGTCGGCGAGTCATCGCAGGTCCACTATGCAGACGACCAGTTCCACCGTTACAACAAGCATGATCACCACCACCGGCAATGATCACGATGAAGAAGGGATCTTTGTTTTTGTAGTTGCGGGGAATCCGCTCCGTGCACGTAGCAAACCCTCCACGGACTCTCACGATCGGACTCGACTCGAGTTTCAGCCCGGTGAACTCGTATCGGCTGATCTCATTCATCGtcccaacagcaacagcataAACACGGATAGTCAGCTGTTCTTTCTACGCTTGACCGATCGAGCGGGATGGGTGTACGGCACAACCATCGCCACGCTCCAGCCAGTAGCGATCGAATCAGGGTTGTGGTGTTCCTACATAATGTGCGCCCAGTTTCTGCGGAGGCATCCCGTTCAATCCGCCGATCTGAGTTACGAAACGCACTACATGGCGTACCAAAAAGTTTACACTGATGCCCGAGTTGTTCATCCTACTACCTCTGTTGTCTATTACCGTGTCCAAGGCACCCGCGGCTGGCTGGCGGATAGAGATGAACACTGGAATCAAGACAAACATG AGTCACCCACCACTGCCATCCACGCCATGACGTCCAAAGCAGTTCCCCGAAATCAAATCGTCATGGTTGATTGGATACTGCAACACCAACATCGAGATACAGAAAACGAGGATGATGGTCCTTATTTACGTTTGGCCGATGGCTCGGGATGGTTGTTCGAATACAAGAGTGGTAACTGCACTATGCAATCGGTGCCAGTAAAGCTCGGGACTTGGGAGATCCAGATCTTGAATCCACCTGTTGGAGTCGGTGTGCGTACCTATCCACAAGACACCCAAGATAGGGTGACCGGTCTCATTTTGGAAACAGACGAAACAGTGCAGTGTGACTGTGCCATTGAATCGCAGGGCGTTATCTTTTATCGTTTGACTAATACTGGGGGCTGGGTTCCAGACCGAATGCACAATGAGCCCTTGTTGGAGATTCTGTCGCTATCATACGCAACGTCCAACGAACGTAGGAATTCCCCTTGGACGGTCGATTTTGTTCGCGGTATTGTTGCAACGGTGCCCGGAACCCGAGAATATTCGTACCAAAGTCAGACCAACGTGTTACGATTGCAAACAATGGATCAGGTTTTCGTGCACGTTTATCTGGACACCCGTACCGTAGGGGCCATCTTGCCCCGAGAAACGCGGCAACGCTGTCAAAGAGATTGCCGGGCAATGGATCTATTGGAAATCTTGACCAAGACTCCACAAGTTTGGACCCATGAATGGGATAACGGAGATGAAAGCAAAGATGACGACTATTACGGAATCAGTACTAGTGTCAGCGAGATccacgaagaagaagaatggCAATGTCGTCAAGATCTGTTGCAATGCGATTCGGATTTGCAGCAAATTCAGAAACAGCGACAGAAATTGATTCAGGCAATCGAAACGTACGATCAAAATCGTATTGAAATGCTCAAAAAGGAGGCCGAGAAAGACGATAAGATTTACAATCCCATCGTTCACACTGAAGCCGTAAAGGAAGCCCATTTGCCGCCTATGAAGCCGCTTCCTGCTTCATCGCCAAATATTCCCAACGTCCAACATGTCAAGCTTAAATCATTGAGGTCGGGGAGCGGTCGTTCATATGACCATACCAACGGTGTTACCATTGTAGGTATGCCTCATCCCATAGAATCAGGGAGCCTTACTAAGCCGGGTCGAAACCTAGCGGTAGCCTCGCGAAGTTCGTCCACGAAGTCTTCCAAACCACACCAAAACCGCCCAGTCGTCGACGTGCTGATTGAAGACAACAGCAACGTCCAAGCCGGTCTCTTCACCAGCCCCATGTATGCGTGTACCTCAAGTCCATCGTCCGCAGCTCCAACGTCCAGCAACAGAGGAGAAAGGAGTTTGAGCCGTTTGAGTCGGGCCAGAAAGAGACCTGGTCGCGGTATGTTTTCTTGCGGAGAGTGCAATAAGCGGTTCGAATCCATCGAAAAGCGCGATCGACACTGCATCGAGTCCCACGGTACTTACTGCGATCGCTGTGATCGTGTATTCAAGTCTTTTGCGGCTCTCGACCAGCACGTTCAATTGGAAGGGCACCAGTAG